The following is a genomic window from Candidatus Atribacteria bacterium ADurb.Bin276.
ATTCATTTGAAAAATTGTCAATAAAACTTAATGCCCTAATAGTAGATTCAGGGCTACCAGGCCCCTGCCGTTCCAGCCTTCCAAAATAATCACAAATTAAGTTTAAATCAAAATCGTGAATTAATGTTTTTTCGTTTTCCATATGCAAAGCTATATTTGGATTAAGTAAGTCTTTTTCTTTCATTCAATTTCTCATCCCCCTAATACCGGTTTCGAGTCTTTTAACTTCCCTCATGAAAAAGCCTTGGGATTCATTGTTTTTTGCTGACGAAGATTGAAAGAGATATGTCCAGGTTCCACCCAAAGGGTCCAAAAAAATTTAGGTAAAAAACACTTACATTTAATATGGTCGGGGCGAGAGGATTTGAACCTCCGGCCTCTTGAACCCGAGTCAAGCGCGCTAACCAGACTGCGCTACGCCCCGATAGATTTAAACTATAGCAAAAAAAAAAGTTTCCTTCAACCGGTCAAGCATTTTTTTTAACCAATAAAAAAAAGGCGGGCGATTTGCCCGCCTTTTTCACCGGCGTCTATTTGGTTTCTATTTCTACCTTTTTTGCCTTGGGCTTACTCGGTTCAGTTTTAGGTAAGGTAATTTTTAAAATTCCATCTTGATAGTTTGCTTTAACTCCATCTTGATCTACTTCGGTTGGTAAACCTATAACTCTTTCGAAATTTCCTCTATATCGTTCCATAATGCAACAACCGGTATCTTTCTGCTCCCATTCATCCTTCACTTCTCCACGAATTTCGATTCGGTCTGCTGTAACATTGATATCGATGTTCTTTGGATCAATTCCTGGTAGTTCAGCTTTTAACACAAATTCAGTATCGGTCTCAGTCATGTCGATCGGTGGATAATTACTCCTTCGCAGTGGTACATTCGCTAAAGTAAAATCAAATAAATCATCAAACATACGATCGAAATCGGAACGAAGATCAAATACATCCCAGAGCCTTCGAGCAGGCCTTAATAGCCTATCTTCTTTCCTTAATGATAGGGATTTGTTCACCATGTTTCGTACCCCCTTTATTTTTTTTCTGTTCAGTATTCATTATAATCAAAGAAGGTCAAATTGTCAAGACTAAGGTCAAATTTAGTCAATATTTTCTATAAAATGATATTCTAAAACCTGAGATATTTTTAAATCGGGAATGGATAAATAATATCCTACAATATCCACCAAGCACTCCAGAGGAACCAAACCAATTATCTCCGATCCCTGAATTTCTACACCATAACGACGGGCTTCTATTTTTACCAATTCATAAGCCTGAACAACCGTACTCATTCGGTAATTTAAAAGGTTCATCGACACTTGAACCAGATCTCGACTCCTTAAGTTGACACCGATAGCTTTAACACGGGTTAATCCTCCGTATTCTCCCCTCACTTTTTTAGCAATTTCCTTGGCAATTTTTATATCAGTACTTTTTAAATTTACATTAAAGGCCACCAGAGGATTTCTGGCACCAATTGCCACTGCTCCCAGGGTAGGGTGAAGACGAGTCAGACCATAATCCGGCTTTCGGTCAGCAACTCGATGGATTTCTTGCAGGAGACTTTCATACCCACCTCTCCTTATCAGGGACAAATTTTCATGTTCTGGTATCAAGGCTGCTTCACCATATAAATAAACTGGCATCAAATATTTCTTTGCGATTTCTCTCCCCACACTTTGAGCTAAAACAATACAATCTTCCATAGTTGTAATTCCCCAAGGCGTAAAAGGGATGACATCTACCGCACCTATACGAGGGTGTTCGCCGTGGTGATGGGAGATATCAATAGTTTCATAGGCAATTTCAAAAATAACAAAGACCGCCTTGCTAAGGCTTTTCTCGTCACCCAAAATACTGATTACTGAACGATTGTGGTCGATATCCGAGGAATAATCGGCTACCAAACATCCCGGGATTTGTCCAATGCTCTCGGTCATTTTATTAATAATTTTTTCATCAGAACTGCTGATATTTATAGCACTTTGGATGATTTTCCTTTTCATTTTCGTTTCTCCCTTCTATTCTATAAATGCAGTGAGAAGTGAGTTTTGAGTGGTGAAGAGTAAAAACTTCATTCTCTTCTTAACTTTATCACATTTTTCTTATTTT
Proteins encoded in this region:
- the hspA_3 gene encoding Spore protein SP21, which produces MVNKSLSLRKEDRLLRPARRLWDVFDLRSDFDRMFDDLFDFTLANVPLRRSNYPPIDMTETDTEFVLKAELPGIDPKNIDINVTADRIEIRGEVKDEWEQKDTGCCIMERYRGNFERVIGLPTEVDQDGVKANYQDGILKITLPKTEPSKPKAKKVEIETK
- a CDS encoding hypothetical protein (Formiminotransferase domain, N-terminal subdomain), with protein sequence MKRKIIQSAINISSSDEKIINKMTESIGQIPGCLVADYSSDIDHNRSVISILGDEKSLSKAVFVIFEIAYETIDISHHHGEHPRIGAVDVIPFTPWGITTMEDCIVLAQSVGREIAKKYLMPVYLYGEAALIPEHENLSLIRRGGYESLLQEIHRVADRKPDYGLTRLHPTLGAVAIGARNPLVAFNVNLKSTDIKIAKEIAKKVRGEYGGLTRVKAIGVNLRSRDLVQVSMNLLNYRMSTVVQAYELVKIEARRYGVEIQGSEIIGLVPLECLVDIVGYYLSIPDLKISQVLEYHFIENID